In Gopherus flavomarginatus isolate rGopFla2 chromosome 5, rGopFla2.mat.asm, whole genome shotgun sequence, one DNA window encodes the following:
- the CCND1 gene encoding G1/S-specific cyclin-D1 isoform X2 produces the protein MEHQLLCCEVETIRRAYLDANLLNDRVLQTMLKAEETCSPSVSYFKCVQKEILPYMRKIVATWMLEVCEEQKCEEEVFPLAMNYLDRFLSFEPLKKNRLQLLGATCMFVASKMKETIPLTAEKLCIYTDNSIRPDELLQMELFLVNKLKWNLAAMTPHDFIEHFLSKMPVAEDTKQIIRKHAQTFVALCATDGGLQKGHMAWTLFWHRAESAVHTQLATCFAGGMCRGGLQRSQRH, from the exons ATGGAACATCAGCTGCTGTGTTGTGAAGTGGAAACCATCAGAAGAGCCTATCTAGATGCCAACCTACTAAATGACAGGGTTCTGCAGACAATGCTGAAGGCAGAGGAGACCTGCTCGCCCTCTGTATCCTACTTCAAGTGCGTGCAGAAGGAAATCTTGCCATATATGAGGAAAATAGTTGCCACTTGGATGCTGGAG GTTTGCGAGGAGCAGAAATGTGAAGAGGAAGTTTTCCCCTTGGCTATGAATTATTTGGACAGATTTTTGTCGTTTGAACCCCTCAAGAAAAACCGATTGCAACTTCTGGGAGCTACCTGCATGTTTGTGGCTTCAAAAATGAAGGAAACTATTCCTCTAACCGCAGAAAAACTGTGCATTTACACCGATAACTCCATTAGACCCGACGAATTACTG CAAATGGAGCTGTTTCTGGTGAATAAGCTGAAATGGAATCTGGCCGCAATGACCCCTCATGACTTCATTGAACATTTCCTTTCTAAAATGcctgttgctgaggacaccaagCAAATCATCCGTAAACATGCCCAGACTTTTGTGGCTCTGTGCGCTACAG ATGGTGGATTACAGAAGGGGCACATGGCGTGGACGCTTTTCTGGCACAGGGCTGAGTCTGCTGTCCACACCCAGCTGGCCACGTGCTTTGCTGGAGGCATGTGCAGGGGCGGATTGCAGAGGAGCCAGAGACACTGA